The Xenorhabdus doucetiae genome has a window encoding:
- a CDS encoding DUF485 domain-containing protein, whose amino-acid sequence MSDDIYQEIENNPRFKELVKKRGHFAWLLSIIMLVIYVGFIFLIAFDPEWLGTPLYENTSMTRGIPVGIGIIFISFILTGIYVIRANSEFDRLTSTILNEVRK is encoded by the coding sequence ATGAGTGACGACATTTATCAAGAGATTGAAAATAATCCCCGCTTTAAGGAGTTAGTTAAGAAGCGAGGACATTTTGCCTGGCTGTTATCTATCATCATGTTAGTGATTTATGTTGGTTTTATTTTCCTGATTGCTTTTGATCCTGAATGGCTTGGCACACCACTTTATGAAAACACCAGTATGACGAGAGGGATCCCCGTCGGGATCGGGATCATCTTTATCTCTTTCATACTGACAGGGATCTATGTAATCAGGGCGAATAGTGAGTTTGATCGTCTGACATCAACGATTCTCAACGAGGTGAGAAAATGA